The window GCGCGAGTCCTTGTTGACGTGCGGAGAACGGAGAATCGTGTAGACGTTCTTCTCCGTCGGAAGTGGGATTGGCCCTGAGACCATTGCGCCTGTCTTCTTTGCCGTGTCGACGATCTTCGCCGCACTCTGGTCAAGCGCCTTGTGGTCGTAGGCCTTCAAACGAATTCTGATTTTCTGCTGTTTCGCCAAAGTAGTTTTCCTCCTTCGTCCGGGGTCGCGCCCCAAACATTTCTCCACGGCAGTTCCCTCTGCCCCCACGGGGCATAGCCATCTGCCATGTCATCGCATGGAGTACGTCGTCTGTCGTATGATTCCAAAAGATGAAAAGAAGTTTTCACTTAATCCCCCGAAAAGGAGCGACGCGAGCGCCGCTCCTCTCCCTAGGGAATATCAGTAAGGGTGATTAGCCCTCGATTGCCGTAACACGACCCGCACCGACCGTGTGGCCGCCCTCGCGGATAGCGAAGCGGAGGCCCTGCTCGATCGCGATCGGGGTGATGAGCTCGACTTCCATCTCGACGTTATCGCCGGGCATGACCATCTCCGTGCCCTCGGGGAGACGGACAACGCCCGTCACGTCCGTCGTACGGAAGTAGAACTGGGGACGATAGTTCGTGAAGAACGGCGTATGACGGCCGCCCTCTTCCTTCGTCAGGACGTAGACCTGTGCCTTGAACTTCGTGTGCGGCTTGATGGAGCCGGGCTTTGCAAGAACCTGACCGCGCTCGATGTCCTTACGATCCACGCCGCGAAGCAGTGCACCGATGTTGTCGCCCGCAACCGCACTATCGAGCAGCTTGCGGAACATCTCGATGCCCGTAACGACCGTGCTGCGCGCCTCATCCTGGAGGCCGACGATCTCAACCGTATCGTTCAGCTTCAGCTCGCCGCGCTCCACACGCCCCGTGGCAACCGTGCCGCGACCCGTGATTGTGAACACGTCCTCAACCGGCATGAGGAACGGCTTGTCCGTGTCACGCGTCGGCGTCGGAATGTAGGAATCAACCGCATCCATCAGCTCGAAGATCTTTGCCTTCATTGCCTCGTCGCCCTCAAGAGCCTTGAGTGCGGAGCCTGCAATAACGGGGATGTCGTCGCCGGGGAACTCATACTGCGAGAGCAGCTCGCGGACTTCCATCTCAACGAGCTCAAGGAGTTCGTCATCGTCAACCTGGTCAACCTTGTTGAGGAACACAACGAGAGCCGGAACGCCGACCTGGCGGGCGAGCAGGATGTGCTCACGCGTCTGGGGCATCGGACCGTCCGCAGCGGAGACAACGAGGATCGCGCCGTCCATCTGCGCCGCACCCGTGATCATGTTCTTGACATAGTCCGCGTGACCCGGGCAGTCAACGTGTGCATAGTGACGGTTGTCCGTCTCATACTCAACGTGCGCCGTGTTGATCGTGATGCCGCGCTCGCGCTCCTCCGGAGCCTTGTCGATGTCCGCATAGTCCTCGAACTTCGCATAGCCCTTCTCGGAGAGAACCTTCGTGATCGCAGCCGTCAGCGTCGTCTTGCCGTGGTCAACGTGACCGATCGTGCCGATGTTGACATGGGGCTTACTGCGGTTAAACTTTTCCTTTGCCATTCTAAATTTTCCTCCTTATTCGCCTTTGTTCTTGGCGACTACAGCGTCAGCTATATTCTTAGGAACTTCATCGTAGAAGGAAACCTCCATCGAGTAGTTCCCGCGACCCTGAGTTTTGGAACGGAGATCCGTCGAGTAGCCGAACATCTCCGAGAGCGGCACAAATGCGTTGATGACCTGCACGCCGTTGCGCGGCTCCATACCGTCGATGCGTCCGCGGCGCGAGTTCAGGTCGCCGATCACGTCGCCCATGTACTCCTCGGGAACCGTGACCTCAACCTTGACATACGGCTCAAGGAGCACAGGGTTTGCCTTCTCGGCACCCGCCTTGAACGCCATCGAACCTGCCACCTTGAACGCCGCCTCGGACGAGTCGACCTCGTGGAACGAGCCGTCGTAAACGATAACCTTGATGTCGACCATCGGATAGCCGGCGACCACGCCGCCCTCCATCGCCTGTTTGACACCCGCCTCGATCGGGTTGATGAATTCCTTCGGAATCACACCGCCGACGACCTTGTTCTCGAAGCTGAAGCCCTCGCCCGCCTCCTGCGGAATGAGTTCGAGCCAGCAGTGACCGTACTGGCCGTGACCGCCGGACTGACGGACAAACTTGCCCTCTGCCTTGACCGACTTGCGGATCGTCTCGCGGTACGCAACCTGCGGCTCGCCAACCTTGCAGTCGACCTTGAACTCGCGGAGCATACGGTCGACGATGATCTGCAGGTGCAGCTCGCCCATGCCCGAGATGATAACCTGTCCCGTCTCCGCATCCGTATGAACGCGGAACGTCGGATCCTCCTCCGCGAGCTTCTGGAGGGCGATGCCCATCTTCTCCTGATCGTTCTTTGTCGCCGGTTCCACCGCAACGGAGATAACCGGATCGGGGAACTCCATCGACTCAAGGATAATCGGCTTGTTCTCATCGCAGAGCGTGTCGCCCGTCGTCGTGTTCTTGAGTCCGACCGCCGCCGCAATGTCGCCGCTGTAGACCACGTCGATCTCCTTGCGGTTGTTCGCGTGCATCTGGAGGATGCGGCCGATGCGTTCCTTGTTGTCCTTCGTCGCATTGTAGACATACGAGCCGGAGTTCAGCGTACCCGAGTAGACGCGGAAGAACGCGAGCTTGCCGACGAACGGATCCGTCATGATCTTAAACGCAAGTGCCGAGAACGGTGCCGTATCCGAGGACGGGCGGCTGTCCGCCTCGCCCGTATCGGGGTTCACACCCGCAATCGGCGGGATGTCCGTCGGTGCCGGCATATAGTCAACAATCGCATCGAGGAGGGGCTGTACCCCCTTGTTGCGGTACGATGTGCCGCAGGTGACCGGTGTCATCTGGCAGGCAATCGTCGCCTTGCGGATTGCACGGCGGATCTCATCCTCCGTGACCTCCTCGCCGCCGAGGTACTTCTCCATGAGATCATCGTCTGCCTCAGCGCACGCCTCGATCAGCTTCTCACGGTACTCCTCTGCCTGTTCTTTGTACCCCTCGGGAATCTCGACCTCGTCCGTCACTTTCCCGAGGTCATCCTCGTAAACGATGGCATCCATCTTCACAAGGTCGATGATGCCCCTGAACTCATCCTCCGCGCCGATCGGCAGCTGAATTGCCACCGGGTTCGCATTGAGGCGCTCGCGCATCATCTTCATAACATTGAAGAAATCTGCGCCCGTAATGTCCATCTTGTTGACATACGCCATGCGCGGAACATTGTAGCGCTCCGCCTGACGCCAGACCGTCTCTGTCTGCGGCTCAACGCCGCCGCGTGCGGTCAGAACGGCCACCGTTCCGTCCAACACGCGCAGCGAGCGCTCTACCTCGACCGTAAAGTCAACGTGACCCGGCGTATCAATGATATTGATGCGATGGTCCTTCCAGTGGCAGGTCGTCGCCGCCGACGTAATCGTAATGCCGCGTTCCTGTTCCTGAACCATCCAGTCCATGGTGGCAGCGCCCTCATGAACCTCGCCGATCTTGTGCGTTACGCCCGTGTAGAAGAGAATGCGCTCGGTGGTCGTCGTTTTGCCGGCATCAATGTGCGCCATGATGCCGATATTCCGCGTTTTTTCAAGGGAATATTCTCTTGCCACTGTTTCCTATCGCTCCTTACACTACCGGTAAATATTACCAGCGATAATGTGCGAACGCCTTGTTGGCCTCCGCCATCTTGTGCGTATCTTCCTTCTTCTTGATCGCTGCGCCCGTATTGTTCGCAGCGTCCATCAGCTCTGCCGAGAGGCGTGCATCCATCGTCTTCTCGCCGCGCAGACGCGCATAGCCGACAAGCCAACGGATACCGAGCGTCATGCGGCGATCCGCACGAACCTCGACCGGAACCTGATAGTTGGCGCCGCCGACGCGGCGTGCCTTGACCTCAAGCACCGGCATGACGTTGCGCAGAGCCGTCTCGAACACCTCAAGCGGATCCTGCCCCGTCTTCTCGCGAATCGTGTCAAACGCATCGTAGACGACGCGCTGTGCGACACTCTTCTTGCCCGAGAGCATAACCTTGTTGATAAACTTTGTCACCGTCTTGGAATGATATACCGGATCCGGCAGAACATCCCTCTTCGGCACAGGGCCCTTACGTGGCATAGCCCAACCTCCTAACGATATACTGCCTTACTTCTTCTTTGCGCGCTTCGCGCCGTACTTCGAACGCCCCTGTGCGCGGTTCTGCACACCTGCGGTATCGAGCGAGCCGCGAATGATGTGGTAACGGACACCCGGCAGATCCTTGACACGGCCGCCGCGAATGAGGACGACGCTGTGCTCCTGCAGATTGTGCCCGATTCCGGGAATGTATGCGGTCACCTCGATGCTGTTCGTCAGGCGAACACGAGCAACCTTTCTAAGAGCAGAGTTCGGCTTCTTCGGCGTGGACGTGTAGACACGCGTGCAGACGCCGCGCTTCTGCGGGCTGTTCTTCAGTGCTGGTGCTTTCGATTTCTCCTCAAGGCTCTTCCGGCTCTTGCGAATGAGCTGATTGATCGTTGGCATACTGCACCTCCTTCCTTTGTCGTCGTTTCAAATCTTTTGTATGAAAACGCAAAATTGCGTTTTTACCGTAGGACTGCGACCGCCGCCGCGCCCACATCGAGGCGCACCGCAGCGCCAAGCTGCGCTTTCGTCGCCGAGCGGTCGGGGGTAATCCCTGCGTCCCCACACGCTGCGAGCAAAGAGCCGAGCACGCGCCCGTCCACATCGCTCGCGATGAACACCATCTCCGCCGCGCCATTCCTCACCGCCTTGCACACCTGATGAATACCGGCGACCGTGCGTGCTGTACGCAATTTTTCCAGAGACATAGTTCACCTCCAAAAAGGGGACTGTCACATAATATCATTCGTAAAAACGCTTGTCAACGCATATTTTACAAAGTTTCCTATTTACACCTCTCCTAGCGTATCTTTATTATGGCTTTGTATAAAAAAGAGGCGCATACGCGCCCCCTTCTCATCGTACCACATGAATGCGTTCGCGTCGCTTCTCCCGTTCCTTCTCCTTTGACTGTACGGACGGCTGCGGTCGGCTGCGGTCGGCAATACCGAGCAGCATTCCCATGCCCGCCATCGTCACGATCAGCGACGAACCGCCGTAGCTGATGAACGGCAGCGGCACCCCCACGACGGGCAGCAGTCCCGCCACCATCGCGAGATTCGCCAGTGCCTGCCCGAGCACAAGGAAGATAATGCCGAGCGCGAGCACCTGCCCGAACGTATCCTTGGCACGCGCCGCCACACGCATACAGGTGATGAGCAGCACCGCAAACAGGAAGAAGATCAGCAGCACCCCGAAAAACCCGTGTTCCTGACTGAAAATCGCAAACGCAAAATCCGTATGCGCCTCCGGCAGATACTCATACTTGCTCACACCGTCGCCGAAGCCCATGCCGAAGATCCCGCCCGAACCGATCGTCGAGAGCGACTGCACCATCTGATAGCCCGCATCACGCGCATCCGACCACGGATCGAACCAGACCTCAAGGCGCTTCATGCGGTAGGGCTGCAACGTCCCGATGGCAAACGCCGCGAGCACCGTCGGCGGCACGATCCACAGCCAGCGGCGCGGCGGCACAAGCAGCACAAGCGCCATCAAGAGAGGCACACCGAACACAATGCACGCCGTCCCAAAATCCGGCTCGCGGTAGACGAGGAACGCCATCACGAGAATCGCACCAAACGGCGTAAAAACGCGCCCTCCATCCCGATCAAGCCGAAAGCGTTCCTTGCCGAGCACCGCCGAGATCGAAAACGCCCCCATCAGAACCGCCATCAGCTTTGCGAACTCCGCAGGCTGGAAGCTCAAAGGCCCGAGTGCAATCCACCGCTGCGCCCCATTGATCGTCGTTCCGACAAAGAGCACAGCGATCAGCAGAAACACCGTGATCCCCATCCCGAGAAACATCCACCCGCGCATCCGTTGATAGTTCATGCGCCGACAGAGCCAACACGCAATCAGCCCGAGAAAGACCCACGCCAGATGCCGCTGCAAAAAATAATACGGATTCTCAAAATTCATCGCCGCAAGCACATAGCTCGAACTGAATACATTGATCGTCCCCGTCACGAGGAGAATCGCCATGATGATGACAATCGGCTCCGTCTCACTCTTAAAGAGCGTATAGCGCGTACGCATCACGCACGCCCCACGGGCGGACGCGCCACAACGCGCCCGATCTTCGCCCCGCGTGCGCTGAATTTGCGTTCATACTCCGTCATGATATTGTCCGCCTCACCGAGCGCATGGAGATCGTGCGTCACGCGCGAGAGCTGCCACCCCTCGCGCTCCATTGTTTCAAGCGAGTAGTCGAACAGCCCCATATTGTCCGTCTTAAAGTGAATCTCTCCATCCTCACGCAGAACAGCCGCATACCGTGCAAGGAAAAGCTCGCTCGTCAGCCGACGCTTCGCATGACGTGCCTTCGGCCACGGATCGGAGAAATTCAGATAGATGCGGTCCACTTCGCCGGGTGTAAAGAGCTCCGTCAAATGCACCGCATCAAAAACGAGCAGCCGCACATTCGACAGTGCACGCGCCGCCGCCTTCCGTGCGGCAAAGTAGAGCACCCCCTGCTGCGCCTCAAGCCCGACATAGTTCACCTCGGGATGACGCGCCGCCAGT of the Selenomonas dianae genome contains:
- the tuf gene encoding elongation factor Tu, producing the protein MAKEKFNRSKPHVNIGTIGHVDHGKTTLTAAITKVLSEKGYAKFEDYADIDKAPEERERGITINTAHVEYETDNRHYAHVDCPGHADYVKNMITGAAQMDGAILVVSAADGPMPQTREHILLARQVGVPALVVFLNKVDQVDDDELLELVEMEVRELLSQYEFPGDDIPVIAGSALKALEGDEAMKAKIFELMDAVDSYIPTPTRDTDKPFLMPVEDVFTITGRGTVATGRVERGELKLNDTVEIVGLQDEARSTVVTGIEMFRKLLDSAVAGDNIGALLRGVDRKDIERGQVLAKPGSIKPHTKFKAQVYVLTKEEGGRHTPFFTNYRPQFYFRTTDVTGVVRLPEGTEMVMPGDNVEMEVELITPIAIEQGLRFAIREGGHTVGAGRVTAIEG
- a CDS encoding ribosomal L7Ae/L30e/S12e/Gadd45 family protein, with amino-acid sequence MSLEKLRTARTVAGIHQVCKAVRNGAAEMVFIASDVDGRVLGSLLAACGDAGITPDRSATKAQLGAAVRLDVGAAAVAVLR
- a CDS encoding FtsW/RodA/SpoVE family cell cycle protein, which codes for MRTRYTLFKSETEPIVIIMAILLVTGTINVFSSSYVLAAMNFENPYYFLQRHLAWVFLGLIACWLCRRMNYQRMRGWMFLGMGITVFLLIAVLFVGTTINGAQRWIALGPLSFQPAEFAKLMAVLMGAFSISAVLGKERFRLDRDGGRVFTPFGAILVMAFLVYREPDFGTACIVFGVPLLMALVLLVPPRRWLWIVPPTVLAAFAIGTLQPYRMKRLEVWFDPWSDARDAGYQMVQSLSTIGSGGIFGMGFGDGVSKYEYLPEAHTDFAFAIFSQEHGFFGVLLIFFLFAVLLITCMRVAARAKDTFGQVLALGIIFLVLGQALANLAMVAGLLPVVGVPLPFISYGGSSLIVTMAGMGMLLGIADRSRPQPSVQSKEKEREKRRERIHVVR
- the fusA gene encoding elongation factor G → MAREYSLEKTRNIGIMAHIDAGKTTTTERILFYTGVTHKIGEVHEGAATMDWMVQEQERGITITSAATTCHWKDHRINIIDTPGHVDFTVEVERSLRVLDGTVAVLTARGGVEPQTETVWRQAERYNVPRMAYVNKMDITGADFFNVMKMMRERLNANPVAIQLPIGAEDEFRGIIDLVKMDAIVYEDDLGKVTDEVEIPEGYKEQAEEYREKLIEACAEADDDLMEKYLGGEEVTEDEIRRAIRKATIACQMTPVTCGTSYRNKGVQPLLDAIVDYMPAPTDIPPIAGVNPDTGEADSRPSSDTAPFSALAFKIMTDPFVGKLAFFRVYSGTLNSGSYVYNATKDNKERIGRILQMHANNRKEIDVVYSGDIAAAVGLKNTTTGDTLCDENKPIILESMEFPDPVISVAVEPATKNDQEKMGIALQKLAEEDPTFRVHTDAETGQVIISGMGELHLQIIVDRMLREFKVDCKVGEPQVAYRETIRKSVKAEGKFVRQSGGHGQYGHCWLELIPQEAGEGFSFENKVVGGVIPKEFINPIEAGVKQAMEGGVVAGYPMVDIKVIVYDGSFHEVDSSEAAFKVAGSMAFKAGAEKANPVLLEPYVKVEVTVPEEYMGDVIGDLNSRRGRIDGMEPRNGVQVINAFVPLSEMFGYSTDLRSKTQGRGNYSMEVSFYDEVPKNIADAVVAKNKGE
- the rpsG gene encoding 30S ribosomal protein S7 — encoded protein: MPRKGPVPKRDVLPDPVYHSKTVTKFINKVMLSGKKSVAQRVVYDAFDTIREKTGQDPLEVFETALRNVMPVLEVKARRVGGANYQVPVEVRADRRMTLGIRWLVGYARLRGEKTMDARLSAELMDAANNTGAAIKKKEDTHKMAEANKAFAHYRW
- the rpsJ gene encoding 30S ribosomal protein S10, coding for MAKQQKIRIRLKAYDHKALDQSAAKIVDTAKKTGAMVSGPIPLPTEKNVYTILRSPHVNKDSREQFEMRTHKRLIDILQPTNKTVDSLMRLDLPAGVDIEIKL
- the rpsL gene encoding 30S ribosomal protein S12, translated to MPTINQLIRKSRKSLEEKSKAPALKNSPQKRGVCTRVYTSTPKKPNSALRKVARVRLTNSIEVTAYIPGIGHNLQEHSVVLIRGGRVKDLPGVRYHIIRGSLDTAGVQNRAQGRSKYGAKRAKKK
- the trmB gene encoding tRNA (guanosine(46)-N7)-methyltransferase TrmB is translated as MRLRRKPWIDAAILDYADFVTPLGGDWSKCAGAWAETFGRTAPLHVEIGVGKGDFLTELAARHPEVNYVGLEAQQGVLYFAARKAAARALSNVRLLVFDAVHLTELFTPGEVDRIYLNFSDPWPKARHAKRRLTSELFLARYAAVLREDGEIHFKTDNMGLFDYSLETMEREGWQLSRVTHDLHALGEADNIMTEYERKFSARGAKIGRVVARPPVGRA